The genomic window TTTCCCAGATTTGATCATTGTATTTTACAAAATCACCATTAACATACCCAGAAGATTTATCTGCTGTCCACTCAGAAACATTGTCAGGAATAGCATCACACTTTCCTGGTTCAGGAGTAGGCCCAGGTTTTGCTCCTTGAGAGTATTCTAAAGAGATATTTGCGCTGTTTTCATCAATAGTAACAGTATTTGGAGATACACTTCCTTCAGCACCATTTACTTTAATTGAGTAAGTAGTACCACCATCAGCATACTCTAAATCTACTTTACCATCTACTATTTTATGTGAGTTACCTCTAGGATCCACAAGCTCTATAGTAGCACCTGTAGGTAAATCATCACCAGTTATAGATACTGAAGATGTGATTTTGTGATCAGTTGGAGTAGGTGTAGGACCGTCACCAACTTTTTCCCATGCAGTAGTCCAAGCCCACTCATTTGCAGCTACACCTGGCTCATAAGCAGTATTGCCACCAGAGCACCATCCAGCAACAAGACATTTAAATTTATCACCATGATTAGTTACGACATCACCTTGGCTATATGAGCCATCTACTTTCCATTGACCTTTATCGGCACTAATACCCATACTAATACTAGTAAGCATAATTCCAGTAATTAAAGTTTTTTTGTAGTTCATGATTAGATCCTTTTTTCAGATTATTTGTTTCTTGTTTTCTTAACAGGGCTAAGATTAACATCGTATATGAAAATCTAAAATATCGAAAAATTGACAAGTCTATGCAAATTTTAACAAGGGAGTTATGTTAAAAAAATAAATATCTAATAATGCTAGACTGAGTCCTTCTTGGTAATCTATGTATCTATAGCTATAATGCTAGATAGATAAAGGTTTTTTAGGAGATTTTACTTATGTCTAAACTTATAAAAGCATTTAAGAGTGTTGAAAAAGAATTCTCAGGTCATAAATTAAAACCAGAAATATCAAACTTGCCAAAGTGGTTTAATTCACAAATTGTTAGAGTAGGTCCTGCTAAATTTGAATATGGTAATATAAATCTTAATCACTGGTTTGATGGTTTAGCTATGCTGTATGGCTTTGATAAAATTGGCTCAGACATTTATTTTACTAATAAATTTTTAAGATCAGAGCAATATAAATCATCATTACGAGGCAAAATGTCTCATGATGAATTTGGTACAAGAGTATCGTCAAAACTAAGTAGATTATCTTCTATGATTAAATCAATAACTGGGGTAAAAGTTGAGAAGCCTAGTTGTAATGTTAATATTTTATCTATAAAGAATAAACTTTTGGCAACAACGGAAGTAACTAGTATGATTGAGTTTGATCGCACTAGTTTAGATACTGTGGGTGAATTTGTTTTTAATGACGATTTGAAAGGACAGTTTTCTTGTGCTCACCCACAAGTTGATCCAAAGACCGGAGAGCAGTTTAATTTTGTAGTAAATATTTCAAAAGAGTGTAAATATACTATTTATAAAACTTCTGAAGGAAGTGATAGAAGGGAGGAGCTATATTCATTCTCTAACGCTGAGTTTATATATAACCATAGTTTATTTTTAACAACTAACTATCTAATTATCCATTTGGGTCCGTTAAGAGCTAAGCCGATGGATTTTTTAACAAAACCTATTTCAGAAGTAATAAAATTAGATAAGGAAGCAGACTCTAAAATCTTAGTTCTTAATAGAAATACTTTAAAAGTAAATATCATTGAGTCACCAAGTTTTTTATATTTACATAGTATCAATGCTTTTGAAAAGAATAATAAAATACATCTTGATTTTGTTGAGTATACTAATTGTGATGTTGCACCTTATCAAAAGCTTTATTTTGACAATATTAGAAATGAAGATTGTTTGTTATCAACACAAATCTCAAGAATTACTATAGATCTTGAGGGGTATACACTAACTAGAGATATTTTAATTAACAAAAATGTAGAGTTTCCTAGAATAAATGAAAGCTTTAGTGGTAAAGAGTACCGGTATGTTTACCTTTCTAATAAAAATGATTCCATGCTTTACAATAGCATTATTAAAGTTGATGTTGAATCTAAAAAGGTTATTGAGCAAAAGTTTGGAGAGAATTTTGTTTCTGAACCTATTTTAATTGCTAATCCAACTGCCACTACTGAAGATGATGGTTTAGTTTTTGTGAATATTATAGATGTTGATAAAAAGTTGAGTTTTATTGTTTACTTAGATGCTAAGGACTTAGAGATAGTTTACAAAGCATACTTGCCAATACAAATTCCATTAGCATTACATGGTGTGAGTCTTCAAAATAACTAAATATAAACAGATAGGTCTAGAGTTAAGGTATTCATATGCTCATCATTATAAAGCCTTTGGTATGAATATTCTGGACCAAATAAAACATTGTCATCAAAATAAGCTCTTTGGGCTGATGCAATAAACTGTCTTTTAATTCCTGAAATTGTCTGACCAAATGTTGGCGAGGCATTAGATAGTGGCATAGGAACCTGGGCTGCATTATATGATTCACCATAAGTGATGTTAAAGTTTGTGTTTCTACCACCAAGGTTTAAAGCATAGGCAAGACCAGTATACCAAGCTCCGGTGTTTACATTATTACCATCACCATTAAAATCCTCTTTATGAGTTGTTGCTGACCAACCTCCTTGAAGTTGCCATATTCCACCAAGCATTGCGTAGGATATGTTTCCATCAAAATTTAATACACCAACATTGTCATTTTCACGATCAATATTTTGTAAGAAATTTTGAATTCCTCCATTACCAGCTCCCGCGATATTGTATACATAACCAATATTGAAACCGGCAGATAAATTTTCTGAGAAGGTATCAGCATAAAAAAGAGCTGTTGAGAAATTTGCTCGTTTATCATCCGACCCAAATACTGAAATATTTGCGTTAAATGTTTCGTCTTTATAGTTAAAAGAAACATTTGTGACTTTATCTGGAGATAAAAATTCATCAATAATACCACTAGTCCATGGACCACCACCACCATAAACACCTACAGAAAGCTTGCTACGACCAGCAGTTACAAAAAATGGAGAGGTATCAAGATTACCAAACATTACAAAAGCATTACCTAGTCCAAATGATCCTGTCTCATCAGTATCAAAGTCAAATTGAGCGGTTACATAGTGCCCTAAGTTTGATAGGAAATATAGTTTTGAATTTGTAAGGTAAATATTTTGTCCATTCGATGGAAAGTTAGACATACCATTAGCTCGACTTATTTCAGATCCAAACCAAGCTTGAGCATCTGCTTCTATATAACCGCCAAAAAAGATGGAATAATCATCAAATCTTTCACGTTGTCCAAGTAGAGTCGATGCAAATAAGTTACTTGAGATCATTCCTATTGGGATTGTGTTATTTCCTGAATAAGAACCTAAATATGTAACTTCACCTTTGGTTGTGATTGCTGCAGTACCATTAACATCAATACCTGGACCACCATTTGCACTTAGAGCATTCTTATTGTTATTAAAATCATCTTCAATACTACTGTTCTCAGTTATATTTGATGCAATATCTTGAGAGGTGGCATTGCGGATCTGATTGGTTTCTAGATCAAGATAGTTTTTACCTTCAGGAATGTAATTGTTTACTTTACTGTTATAGGTTGCAAATTGCTGATTATTTTTTGGCTTATTTTGGGTGTTGGTCTCTTTATTTACTTCTTCTTTTAGTTCATTTACTTGTTTTAATAAATCTCTGATTTTTTGCGTGTCAGCAGCTGTTAGTTTTGAGCTTGATGAATCAGTTTTATCATTTATTTTTTTTGTACCAGCAATAGATATTTCCGTATTTAATAAGATAAATATTAGAGAAAATACTTTTACTAGTCTCATTTTTAGAACCAAACCTTATAAATATAAACTTTATTTAATTAATTTAATATTGTTATAAACAAGCTACGAGTAGAAAATAACTTGCTAATACTAGCATAAGCGAGCATATCATTACAATATTAAAAAAATGATAAGAGTTGTTAAAATTCGACAGTTGGTTCTATTTACATTTTACGAATGTATTCAGCAGCATTATCGTCTAAAGAGATCATACCAGTGTTTGCATCAAAGTAGATAAGCTCAGCATATCTTGCCCAGTCTACGAATGTATCAAATATTCTTTCTGCTTCATCCGATGAGAAATAATCATCTAATTCTGCTAAAAATCTTGCTTTTGGAGCTTCATGAGATGCTCTTTCATTAAGGACTTTAACTACATGGCTTGCTAGTGGAATATATTTTAAAAACAATCTACCAAAGATAAATTTACGGTCATCAATATTTGAATCAATAAATTTACGACCCATAGCAGTCATTTTAATGTCACCTTCGGAAACCTCGGCAAAGCGAAGTACAGATAGTATCTCAATGATTGGGAATAGATGATCAATGTTTAGGTGTAACTCATCTGCAAGTTGAGGTAAATCAATAGCGTCAACATCTTTAATATCTGACATTTCATCGAGTAAACCATTCATTTCTGAAATATCAACATCTGGTAGGCGATAGCCAATCGTCATTGCTGATTTTTTGTTCATTCTTTCAGTAAGTTCTTTTGTCTGAGCCGTTGTCATCAAACGATAAACTTCATCAACTAAATCTGCAACTACGGGGTCTTGAGACGTTCTAGGGTGTGGAATGTCTATTTTTAACTCACCACGAATAAACCCAGGGTTGCTACCAAAAATAATAATTCTATCAGCAGTTAAAACAGCCTCTTCAATACTATGAGTCACATAAAGAATACCTTTCATTGCATCGTTGTTTTCCCAAAGCTCAAGTAAGTCTTCACGTAGGTTTTCAGCTGTTAGAATGTCTAAAGCTGAAAATGGTTCATCCATTAATAAAACATCTGGTTCTAAAACTAAAGCTCTAGCAAAACCAACTCTTTGTTTCATGCCACCAGAAAGCTCTTTAGGGTAAGCATTTTCGAAACCATCAAGTCCAACCATGTCGATAGCTTTTAATGCTCGTTCACGGCGTTCAGTTGTATTTATATTTCTTGCTTCTAATCCTAGTTCAACATTTTGCATAACAGTTAACCATGGCATCAAAGCAAAGCTTTGAAATACCATCGAAATATCAGGAACTGGAGCTGATACTTTTTTACCTCGATATAGTACTTCGCCTGTGGTTGGATTCATAAGGCCTGCAATTATTCGTAACAGTGTTGATTTTCCTGATCCTGATTTACCAAGTAGTGCAACAATCTCACCTTCATGAAGAGTAAAGTCAATATTGTCTAAAACTTTTAATGGTTGATCACCCTTTATTGAAAAGCTTTTGCTAACTTTTTCTACAGTAAATATTTTATTATCCATTTTTAAAAATTCTCCTATGCTTACATATTCATACTGAAGCGGTTTTCAGCATAGTTATATAGTCGACGCCAAAAAAGTTTATTTGAAGCTACTACTAAAACGCACATAACGATAACGCCAAGTAAGACGTTTGCAGTATGATCTCCTTGGATGTTAGTGTTATCTGTTATGTATGCACCTAATCCTGACGCTTGAATTATAGAGTTTTTACCCCAATTAATATATTCACAAACGATACTAGCATTCCAAGCACCACCAGCAGCAGTAATTGCACCAGTTACATAGTATGGCATTACAGCTGGGAATAAGAATTTTTTCCATTTTGTGAAACCTTTTAGCTGCATATTACTCGCCGCAAGCTTTAGCTCATCTGGAATTGCTGAAGCACCGGCAATCACATTGAATAATATATACCACTGAGTACCTAGAGCCATTAGCACAATACACCATATGTTAAAGTTTAGGTCAAAGGTAATTACCAAAGTACCAAAGACACCATATAAAACATTGACTGGGAAAGCTGCAGCCATCTGAGCATAGGGTTGTACTTTTTGGGCAATCCTCGGACGCATACCAATCCAGACGCCAATTGGAACCCATATTATAGATGTTATAACTATCAGTACTACTACGCGTAATCCAGTTGCTAAGCCATAACCGAAAACTTCGATTGTTTGAGTAATGCCAATATCGCTATTGCCACCAAAAACTGTTTGGTATGCAAAATAACACAAGGCAAATAATACAAGGCTTGTTATTGTGTACCATAAAATTTGATTCAATATAGTTTCTTTTTTTTCAGCTTTATGGTGCTTTTTCTGATTGAAAGCTCTAGATAAATCTTTTTTTAGAAATTTAATGTTGACGATATTACTCGTGGTTTTAGAAAAAAATGTTGTGAAAAACTTAACTGCAGCTGATTTTTGTAAAACTTTTAAGAACCAAGATTCTGTATAAACTTCAGATTGATTTTCTCCAAGAGTGAACTTTTCAGACCACGCAACCAACGGTCTAAATAAAAGCTGGTCATATAGTACAATGGTTACAAGCATCATTACGATTGCAGCTCCAACAGCACCAAAATCACGAGCGTTATTGGCAGCATCTATAAATGAACCAATACCTGGTAGATTGATTGGTATAGATTGCGATGCACTGAAGTTTACAACAATAGTTTCTGATGCAACTACCATGAACCAACAAGCAGACATAGACATCATTGTATTCCATACCAAGCCAGGCATTGAAAAAGGTACTTCTAATTTCCAGAATCTTTGCCATGCAGAAAGCTGATACATATCGGCAGCTTCGCGAAGTTCTTTAGGTACTGTTTTAAGGGACTGATAAAAACTTAAGATCATATTCCAAACTTGTGCTGTAATAATTCCAAAGATAACAGCAGATTGAGCACCCCATAATGATGTAGGGAACAACACTAAAAAACCTGTAATTGTAATAGCAAAAAAGCCTAAAATCGGAATTGATTGTAAAATATCTACAGCTGGGATAATTATATTTTCAGCTCGTTTGCTTTTAGCTGCTAATGCACCAAATATAAAAGTTATGAGTAAAGAAAACCCTAAGCCTATAAACATTCGTATCGTTGTTTCTGCAGTGTAATATGGCAGGAGCCATATATCTAAAGCAATAGCTGAATGTTTTTGAACACTCACTTGGTTTGTATAATCAACAGTACCACCTAAACCAGATGTCGACCATACAAATAAACAGAGTATAAGAAGTATTACTGATAATGCCAATATATCCCACTTTGTACGTGAGATTCTTGATGACATATTTGCGTTATATAGCCTTTTCATATGTCAAATCACCTTTATTTAATTCTATGACGCACTAAGTATATGTTATTTGTAATGTTTTTTGTATTATTAATTTATATCCTTTTTTATGGTAAAATTCTCTATTATCTTATTGTAGCAAAATCTTAAGCATATGAAAAAAGAGCAAAAAATCATCCGTGTTAAGCCAAATGAAAGAGTTTCTTGTCCAACAAAGTTTCACGAAAATTGGAACCTACACCCAAGAGTATTTATAGATTTAAAAGATAAAAAAATAAATACATGTCCTTATTGTGGTACAACATTTAAAGTTGAAAATTAATATTTATTATATTTGTTTTTTAGGGTATATGATGGGGTTTGGTTATGTTAGAATATAGTGGAAATTGTTTTTAGAAGGAAGTTGATAGCGTGATAGCGATTTAATGACTAACTATTTATTTAAACCTAAAACTTGGGGTGTATGGTTGGTCATTGGTATTATGTACTTTGGCTCAAAACTCCCCATTTTTTTTCAAAAAGGTATCGTTTTGACCTTGGGTTTTATTATTAAGCCTTTTTTACGCAGTCGAAACAATATAGCTAAAGAAAATCTTAAGATAGCGTACCCTGAAAAATCTGATGATGAAATCGACCTTCTTGTAAGTAAAAGTTATCGCTCTATGGTTTTGTCTGGTCTTGAAACTACAGCTGCGTGGTTTATGACTAAAAAGAGATTTAAAAAAATAGATTTTGAGTGGGAAGAGGGTTCTTTAAAGCTTTTTAAAAAATACCATGATAACCCTGAAACAAATTTTATTGCCTTAGGTTTTCATTTTCATTGTATTGAAATTATCGGTAGGTACATTGGAGAAGAGTTTCCCCCTTTTACAGTTATGTACCAGAAAAATAGTAATGAATTAATAGAAGAACTAATAAAAAAATATCGTGAAAAAAATTTATATAAGTGTCTGGATAGCAAAAACTTCATATCTGTAATAAAAAGCCTTAAAAAAGGTTATTCGATGTGGTACGCTCCAGATCAGGATTTTGGACTTGAAAGCTCTGGCTATGAAAACTCTGTTTTTGCTCCATTTTTTGGGGAAATGTGCTCAACTTTAACAGTTACCCCATGGCTAGCAGAAAAAACTAAAGCCTCAGTTTTGCCTGTTTATTATGTGCGTGAAAAATGCTTGAAGAAATATAAGATAGTTTTTGGTGAGCCTTTAGAATTTACTGGGGATGTTTATCATGATGCTAAAATTACAAATGATTTTTTAGAATCAGCAGTGAGAAAATATCCAGAGCAGTATTTATGGCAACATCGTCGTTTTAGGACTAGACCAAATGGTGAGCCACAAATTTACTAAAAAGGTTATATATGCAAAATAAGAAAGGTTTTTCATTAGTTGAACTTATGGTTGTTATAGCTATTATTGCGATTTTAGCTAGTGTAGGTATACCTATGTATAATAACTACACTTTAAGAAGCCATCGTAGTGAAGCACAGGCTGAGCTGTTATCGGCAGCAAATGCGGCGGATAGTTTTGAGATTCGTAATGGCGAGTTTCCATCAGGTAGTGATATAACTAGTTTCTGGAGATCTGCGACTACTCAAAATGGGTTTTACACACTTTCGTATTGTGGTGGAGGTGATGCAGCATGTCCAAATATTGATTATGAAATTACAGCAACAGCAATAGGCAGTCAAGCAGCAGACACCGTGTGCAGTGAAATGAGGCTAGAAGTCCATGGAGCTGTTACGAATAAAACTCCAAATAGTGGAAGCTCAATGTGTTGGTCTCGAGGATAATTAAGAGGAAAATAATATGGCTAATTATAGTACAAATGAATTTAAAGGTGGTTTGAAAATACTTATTGATGGTAACCCTTGTGTTATTGTTGAAAATGAGTTTGTAAAACCAGGTAAAGGTCAAGCATTTAATCGTGTTAAGATTAAAAACTTGATAAATGGAAGGGTTGTTGAGAAGACATTTAAGTCAGGTGAGTCTGTTGAAGCTGCTGATGTGGAAGAGCTTTCTGCTACTTATTCGTATTTTGATGGAGATAGCCATGTATTTATGCACCCAGAGACTTTTGAGCAGTACATGGTTTCTGAAGAAGCTTTAGGCGATACTAAGAAGTGGCTTAAAGACCAAGACGAGTATGAGATAACTCTTTTTAATAGTTTACCTATTTCGGTGACAGCTCCAAATTTTGTTAACCTTGAGATTGTAGAGACAGACCCAGGTTTAAAAGGTGATACTGCTGGTACAGGTGGTAAGCCTGCTACCTTATCTACAGGTGCTGTTGTAAGAGTTCCATTGTTTATTCAAATCGGTGAAATAATCAAAGTAGATACTCGTAACTCTACTTATACTTCAAGAGTTAAGGGTTGATCATGCAATCTAAAGATAATTTAGTTTGGCTTGATCTTGAGATGACAGGACTTGATGTTGAAAAATGTAAAATCATTGAAATTGCCGCTATCATTACAGATAAAAATTTGAATGTAATTGCAGAAGCAGAGCCAATAGCTATTCATCAGTCTGATGAAATTATGGGAAGTATGGATGAATGGTGTACTACAACTCATGCTCAAACAGGCCTTACTCAAAGGGTTAAAGAGAGTAGCTTTACTGCAGAGCAAGCAGAAGAAGAAATAGTTTCTTTTATTAGAAAACATGTTCCTTATAAGGTATCGCCATTATGCGGTAATTCTATCTGGCAAGATAGAAGGTTCTTAAGTAAATATATGTCAAAAATTGATGACTATTGCCACTATCGAGTTCTAGATGTAACTAGCATTAAGCTACTCAATGATTATTGGGGAGGTAAAGAAAGCTATCATAAGCAAAATACTCATAAAGCTTTGGATGATATCCGTGAATCAATCGGAGAGTTGAAGTTTTATAGGAATAAAATGTTTAAAATATAAGTGAACCTTAGTTTGAAACATTTATTCTCTTACTATTCGTGTTTTTCTGTTTTGGAGCTGAAAGTGTTGGATTGTATGACAATTATGGGCATAAGAATCCGGTGATGAAAGTATATTTTTTAGGCGCTTAATGAGCTTACCTCTTGTTATCTTTAGTAGATTTCTTTAAGATTTAGCTATATTAATTACATTCTCTAGTTCATTGTGTCAATTTTGCTAAATAGGAAATCCATTGAGCAAAGTGCTGAAATGGTGACAGAAAGCTTTCAAGAAGAAAATCAAGCGATATTTACAAAAGGATCAGTTACTAGGCATGTCATAATTATGTCATTAACATCGTCT from Francisella adeliensis includes these protein-coding regions:
- a CDS encoding carotenoid oxygenase family protein; amino-acid sequence: MSKLIKAFKSVEKEFSGHKLKPEISNLPKWFNSQIVRVGPAKFEYGNINLNHWFDGLAMLYGFDKIGSDIYFTNKFLRSEQYKSSLRGKMSHDEFGTRVSSKLSRLSSMIKSITGVKVEKPSCNVNILSIKNKLLATTEVTSMIEFDRTSLDTVGEFVFNDDLKGQFSCAHPQVDPKTGEQFNFVVNISKECKYTIYKTSEGSDRREELYSFSNAEFIYNHSLFLTTNYLIIHLGPLRAKPMDFLTKPISEVIKLDKEADSKILVLNRNTLKVNIIESPSFLYLHSINAFEKNNKIHLDFVEYTNCDVAPYQKLYFDNIRNEDCLLSTQISRITIDLEGYTLTRDILINKNVEFPRINESFSGKEYRYVYLSNKNDSMLYNSIIKVDVESKKVIEQKFGENFVSEPILIANPTATTEDDGLVFVNIIDVDKKLSFIVYLDAKDLEIVYKAYLPIQIPLALHGVSLQNN
- a CDS encoding DUF3573 domain-containing protein, which translates into the protein MRLVKVFSLIFILLNTEISIAGTKKINDKTDSSSSKLTAADTQKIRDLLKQVNELKEEVNKETNTQNKPKNNQQFATYNSKVNNYIPEGKNYLDLETNQIRNATSQDIASNITENSSIEDDFNNNKNALSANGGPGIDVNGTAAITTKGEVTYLGSYSGNNTIPIGMISSNLFASTLLGQRERFDDYSIFFGGYIEADAQAWFGSEISRANGMSNFPSNGQNIYLTNSKLYFLSNLGHYVTAQFDFDTDETGSFGLGNAFVMFGNLDTSPFFVTAGRSKLSVGVYGGGGPWTSGIIDEFLSPDKVTNVSFNYKDETFNANISVFGSDDKRANFSTALFYADTFSENLSAGFNIGYVYNIAGAGNGGIQNFLQNIDRENDNVGVLNFDGNISYAMLGGIWQLQGGWSATTHKEDFNGDGNNVNTGAWYTGLAYALNLGGRNTNFNITYGESYNAAQVPMPLSNASPTFGQTISGIKRQFIASAQRAYFDDNVLFGPEYSYQRLYNDEHMNTLTLDLSVYI
- the orn gene encoding oligoribonuclease — translated: MQSKDNLVWLDLEMTGLDVEKCKIIEIAAIITDKNLNVIAEAEPIAIHQSDEIMGSMDEWCTTTHAQTGLTQRVKESSFTAEQAEEEIVSFIRKHVPYKVSPLCGNSIWQDRRFLSKYMSKIDDYCHYRVLDVTSIKLLNDYWGGKESYHKQNTHKALDDIRESIGELKFYRNKMFKI
- a CDS encoding zinc-finger domain-containing protein; this encodes MKKEQKIIRVKPNERVSCPTKFHENWNLHPRVFIDLKDKKINTCPYCGTTFKVEN
- a CDS encoding lysophospholipid acyltransferase family protein is translated as MTNYLFKPKTWGVWLVIGIMYFGSKLPIFFQKGIVLTLGFIIKPFLRSRNNIAKENLKIAYPEKSDDEIDLLVSKSYRSMVLSGLETTAAWFMTKKRFKKIDFEWEEGSLKLFKKYHDNPETNFIALGFHFHCIEIIGRYIGEEFPPFTVMYQKNSNELIEELIKKYREKNLYKCLDSKNFISVIKSLKKGYSMWYAPDQDFGLESSGYENSVFAPFFGEMCSTLTVTPWLAEKTKASVLPVYYVREKCLKKYKIVFGEPLEFTGDVYHDAKITNDFLESAVRKYPEQYLWQHRRFRTRPNGEPQIY
- a CDS encoding nitrate/sulfonate/bicarbonate ABC transporter ATP-binding protein; the protein is MDNKIFTVEKVSKSFSIKGDQPLKVLDNIDFTLHEGEIVALLGKSGSGKSTLLRIIAGLMNPTTGEVLYRGKKVSAPVPDISMVFQSFALMPWLTVMQNVELGLEARNINTTERRERALKAIDMVGLDGFENAYPKELSGGMKQRVGFARALVLEPDVLLMDEPFSALDILTAENLREDLLELWENNDAMKGILYVTHSIEEAVLTADRIIIFGSNPGFIRGELKIDIPHPRTSQDPVVADLVDEVYRLMTTAQTKELTERMNKKSAMTIGYRLPDVDISEMNGLLDEMSDIKDVDAIDLPQLADELHLNIDHLFPIIEILSVLRFAEVSEGDIKMTAMGRKFIDSNIDDRKFIFGRLFLKYIPLASHVVKVLNERASHEAPKARFLAELDDYFSSDEAERIFDTFVDWARYAELIYFDANTGMISLDDNAAEYIRKM
- the efp gene encoding elongation factor P; amino-acid sequence: MANYSTNEFKGGLKILIDGNPCVIVENEFVKPGKGQAFNRVKIKNLINGRVVEKTFKSGESVEAADVEELSATYSYFDGDSHVFMHPETFEQYMVSEEALGDTKKWLKDQDEYEITLFNSLPISVTAPNFVNLEIVETDPGLKGDTAGTGGKPATLSTGAVVRVPLFIQIGEIIKVDTRNSTYTSRVKG
- a CDS encoding ABC transporter permease, whose translation is MKRLYNANMSSRISRTKWDILALSVILLILCLFVWSTSGLGGTVDYTNQVSVQKHSAIALDIWLLPYYTAETTIRMFIGLGFSLLITFIFGALAAKSKRAENIIIPAVDILQSIPILGFFAITITGFLVLFPTSLWGAQSAVIFGIITAQVWNMILSFYQSLKTVPKELREAADMYQLSAWQRFWKLEVPFSMPGLVWNTMMSMSACWFMVVASETIVVNFSASQSIPINLPGIGSFIDAANNARDFGAVGAAIVMMLVTIVLYDQLLFRPLVAWSEKFTLGENQSEVYTESWFLKVLQKSAAVKFFTTFFSKTTSNIVNIKFLKKDLSRAFNQKKHHKAEKKETILNQILWYTITSLVLFALCYFAYQTVFGGNSDIGITQTIEVFGYGLATGLRVVVLIVITSIIWVPIGVWIGMRPRIAQKVQPYAQMAAAFPVNVLYGVFGTLVITFDLNFNIWCIVLMALGTQWYILFNVIAGASAIPDELKLAASNMQLKGFTKWKKFLFPAVMPYYVTGAITAAGGAWNASIVCEYINWGKNSIIQASGLGAYITDNTNIQGDHTANVLLGVIVMCVLVVASNKLFWRRLYNYAENRFSMNM
- a CDS encoding type IV pilin protein; protein product: MQNKKGFSLVELMVVIAIIAILASVGIPMYNNYTLRSHRSEAQAELLSAANAADSFEIRNGEFPSGSDITSFWRSATTQNGFYTLSYCGGGDAACPNIDYEITATAIGSQAADTVCSEMRLEVHGAVTNKTPNSGSSMCWSRG